Genomic DNA from Marinobacter sp. MDS2:
AGCGGTGAAGAAGAAGCCTTCTTTGTGTTTGAACGTCACCAGCACGGTCTGCCCGTTGGCTAATCGGTGCCGGTGGGCGGGCGCGAACGGATCATCCTGACGAGAGGCCAGAATGTGTTGTACGGTCAGGTGCGTGAGTTCGCTGGCATGGTACCCGAACATGGCTTCCGCATACCTGTCCGCGAGTGTAATGCGGCCGTCAACGTCCACCCGCAGCAGCGTTGGGTGGATGGCAGGTCCGGAAGGGTCCGGGCGATAGCGTTGGATCAGGAACTCTTTCAAAACGCAGATGCCTCATGATGATCTGCCGATACCGGAATCCGACCGGGACCGGGTGTTCTTGTGGTTGTTTGGCTGAGTGACTACGAACTGCTCATCATACTGGCTATCCGGATGAAAAAAACCTCTTGCTCAAGGTGTTGCCCGGATAAGGCGCTGACCTCGCGGTACGGGAGGGGACTCGGGTATACTTCGTCTATTATTCACGCAAGGGTAAACGTATGCAGACGAAGAAAGCGCTCCGGTCAGGCTCTGTGACTTTGTGCCTGCTGGCCATGTTGGTTGTGAGTGGCTGCGGGCAGAAAGGGCCGCTGTACCGGGAAGCGCCGGTGGCAGTGGGCGTTTCCGAGGCCGCGTCGGGCCGGGCTGAAGCAGGCTCTGACGGGCGCGATAGCGATCACGCGGCGCGCTGACGTTTACCTTACCTAACGAGTTCAGGAAAAGAATGGATCATTTCAATTACCGCGATGGCGAGCTTTACGCCGAAAATCTTCCGGTTGCCCAGATTGCCGAACAGTTCGGTACCCCGGCTTATGTGTATTCACGAGCGACGCTGGAGCGACACTACCGGGCATATGACGATGCGCTGAGCAATCGCCCGCACCTCGTGTGTTATGCCGTAAAAGCCAACAGCAACCTGGCCGTACTGAATGTGTTGGCCCGGCTCGGCGCCGGTTTTGATATCGTTTCGGCCGGCGAGCTGGAGCGGGTGCTTCGGGCTGGAGGCGATGCCCGCAAAGTTGTGTTCTCCGGGGTCGGTAAACAGGAGTGGGAAATGAAGCGCGCGCTGGAAGCCGGTGTGCGGTGCTTCAATGTGGAGTCCGATACCGAGCTTGATCGCTTGAACGCGGTGGCCGGTGAACTGGGTGTGAAAGCGCCGGTTTCCTTGCGGGTAAACCCGGATGTGGATGCCGGTACGCATCCTTACATTTCCACCGGGCTGAAAGAAAACAAGTTTGGTATAGATATCGCTGAAGCGCCTCAGGTCTACGCTCGTGCGGCCACCCTGCCGAACCTGGATATCAAAGGTGTGGATTGCCACATTGGTTCCCAGTTGACCACTGTTTCCCCCTTTCTGGACGCGCTGGATCGGGTGTTGGCGCTGGTTGACGCTCTGGCCGAGCAGGGCATTAACATTCGTCACCTCGACATGGGTGGCGGGCTGGGTGTGACTTACGATCAGGAAACCCCTCCGGAGCCTTCCGAATACGTGAAAGCCTTGTCCGAGCGCATGGGTGACCGCGAACTGGAGCTCATTCTGGAACCCGGCCGCTCGATTGCCGCCAACGCCGGCATTTTGCTGACCAAGGTCGAATTTCTGAAGTGCACCGAGCACCGCAATTTCGCCATTATCGATGCCGCCATGAACGATCTGATTCGCCCGGCACTGTACAGCGCCTGGCAGGCAATCGTGCCGGTCAAGCCGCATAACGACGGTGAAGAGAAGATCTGGGATCTGGTGGGGCCGGTTTGCGAAACCGGTGATTTTCTCGGTAAAGATCGGGCGCTGACTCTCAAAGCGAACGACTTGCTGGCGGTTCGTTCCGCAGGCGCCTACGGTTTTGTTATGGCATCCAACTACAACACGCGCAACCGGCCGCCGGAGCTGATGGTTGATGGCGATCAGGTGCATGTCGTTCGCCGCCGGGAGACGCTGGATGAACAGCTGGCCCCGGAAAGTTGCTTGCCGGAATGAGCGGGGAGCCAGACATGACGCAGCAAAGGCGGGGACAAGGCCCGTTGCTTCGGTTCACCAAAATGCACGGGTTAGGCAACGATTTCATGGTGGTGGACGCCATCAGCCAGCAGTTTCGTCTGCGCCCGGAAATGATTCGCGATCTGGCTGACCGGAATTTCGGCATTGGCTTCGACCAGTTGTTGGTGGTTGAGCCGCCGGGTTTGCCGGACGTTGATTTTCGGTACCGGATTTTCAACGCGGACGGCTCGGAAGTGGAGCAGTGTGGCAATGGAGCGCGTTGCTTCGCCCGGTTTGTCCGGGACCAGCGCTTGACCAACAAGCGCGTGATTCGGGTGCAGACCGCGAAAGGCATCATCGAGTTGAGAGTCAGTAAAGACGGACAGGTGATGGTGAATATGGGCGTGCCGGAGTTGAATCCACCGGCGATTCCGTTTGCCGCCAATTGCCAGAAAACCGTGTATACCGTGGATGTTGAGGACCAGACGGTGGAGCTTTCAGCCGTGTCGATGGGCAATCCCCACGGTGTTCTCGTCGTCGAGGATGTCGATTCCGCACCGGTGCCTATCTTAGGGCCGTTGCTGGAAAAACATCCGCGTTTCCCGGCCCGGGCCAATATTGGCTTTTTGCAGATCGTTGACCGAAGCCATGCCCGTTTGAGGGTGTTTGAACGAGGCTCGGGTGAAACCCTGGCCTGTGGCAGCGGCGCCTGTGCCGCTGTGGTGGCGGGACGTTTGCGCGGTTTGCTGGATGAGCGGGTAAAAGTAGACCTGAGAGGCGGCCCTCTGGTGATCGAATGGCAGGGTGAAGGGACCCCTGTTATGATGGAAGGGCCCGCCACAACGGTCTTTGACGGCCAGTTGCGGCTGCCGGGAGACACACCGCCGCGCCGACGGAAAAGCTCAAGAACGCATAAAAACAGGGCCTGACGGTTCAGGAGAACGTGATGACAGAACAAACGGCCCGCCAGAAGGCCGGCGAACTTACCCCGGAGCAGGTTGCGGATTATCTTCGCGCCAACCCCGATTTTTTTCTTGACCAAGACGAGCTGCTGCGCAGTTTAACCCTGCCGCACGCCAGTGGCCGCGCAATTTCGTTGGTTGAGCGTCAGGTCCATTTGTTCCGTGAGCAACGGGACACCTTGCGCAGCGAGATGATGGAGCTGGTTTCGATTGCTCGTCATAACGACCGGCTGTTCGAGAAGAGCAAACGACTGTTGATGCAGGTGATTGAAGCCAAGAATCTGCAGGACATGGCATCGGCCATCGATGACAGCATTCGCGGAGACTTCGGTCTGGACGCCGCCACCATTCTGCTGTTTGGTGATGCCAACAAGTTGGGCCAGTCCCACGGTGCCTTGCACATTGTGGGCAAGTCTCAGGCCGAGCAGCGACTCGGTGCCTTGTTGGACGGTGATCGGGCCGTGTGTGGCCAGTTCCGGGAAAGCGAACGCGCCTTTTTGTTCCCGGATCGCGACGAACCAATCGCCTCGGTGGCACTGGTCCCGCTCCGTTATGAGGGGTTGGTGGGTGTTTTTGCGGTGGGTAGCTGCGAGCCGGGGTATTTCGACCAGAGCATGGGGTCGCTGTTTTTAAGCTATATCAGCGACACGCTCAGCCGCTTGCTGCCTCCGGTATTGAAACGTCATGGTACAGATGCCGCAAAAGTCGCCGAACTAAGTGTGGAGAGTGGTCAAGGGTGACCACCACCTGCTCCGACGGCCAGATGCCAGAGGCACTTTCAGTGCCTCTGGCAGGTTTTGTTAATCACCTATCCTCTGAAAAACGCCATTCCCCCCGTACCTGCGAACATTATCTCCGCGATTTACAACGCTTGTCTGCCTGGCTTACCAGTGTTGGCATCGAGCAGTGGGCACAGGTGACAAGTCATGATGTGCGCCGGTACGTCGCCAATCTGAGTAAAGCCGGGCTTGGTGGACGAAGCATTGCCCGACACCTTTCGTCTATTCGTCGGTTTTACCAATTCCTGCTGCGGGAAGGGCTCGCAAAAGACAATCCAGCTCTGGATATTCGCGCACCCAAAAGTGGTCGGCGCCTGCCAAAAGTGGCCGATGTCGATCAGTTGAATCAGTTGCTGGACGTTAACCCGGATGATCCGTTGGACGTGCGCGACTTGGCTATGTTTGAGTTGATGTACTCTTCCGGTCTTCGGCTATCAGAATTGGCCGGACTCAATCTGGAGGCTCTGGATTTGGCCGGCGGAGAGGTTCGGGTTTTGGGTAAAGGCAGTAAAGAGCGGGTGTTGCCCGTGGGTGCGAAAGCCGCCAGCGCGATTCGTCGGTGGCTAAAATGCCGCGCGCAGTTTGTAGCTGACAGTGAATCCGCTATGTTTGTTAGTCAACGGGGCGGCCGCTTGAGCCGGCGCAGCATTCAGGCGCGTTTGGCGCGCTGGGGTACGGTGCAAGGCGCGGACCAGCGACTGCACCCTCATATGCTTCGACATTCGTTTGCCAGTCATATGCTGGAATCAAGCGGCGATTTACGGGCGGTGCAAGAACTGCTGGGGCATGCGGACATTGCAACGACTCAGGTCTATACTCACTTGGACTTTCAACATCTTGCGCGGGTTTATGATCAAAGCCACCCCCGGGCTCGTCGGCGAGCGGCTGCTCAAGCACTCGACTCTGACACGGAATCAGCCGGCTAATAACGGAGCATTGCATGGCATCGGAGCAATCCTGGAAGAAAAAGTACCAGCAGTTATTAAAAGAAGCTGAGCAACAGGAGCGTCAATGTCGCGAGCAGCGAGAGCTGCTTGAACGAATGCTGATACGAACCACTGTGGCTTCAGAGGGCCAGCGCCCCGAGCTTGATCACTTGCTGAGTCGGTTGCGGGCGGAGCTGCGGCGAAAAAAACTGGACGCCGAAGCCTGGTGTCGCTTGCAGGAACAAATTGACCGTCAGATCGCGTTACTGGATGGATGGCCAAAGCAAGCGCCGAATGAAGCCTCTGAGCGTAAACCGAATGGGGCGGTGGCTGACGATGACGGTATTGATATCTCTGATCGGGATCACCGTTTGCTCATTGCCCGGCGGGTAGGGCAGTTGCTCAATCAGGTTTTGGAGCAGGTGACACTCGAACCCGATGCTGAGGCTAAAGCCAAAGAGCTTCAGCAAACACTGCTGAGCAGCATTGATTGGAGTACGTTACGGACAAGTCTGGAGTCTGTATCTGAGCTTTTAATCAAAGCGATCACCCGCAATCAGCGTGAACTCGAGGCTTTTTTGAGCCGGCTCAACAACCGCTTGGAAACCTTGCGTGAGCATTTTGCCCAGCAATCCGAATCCAATTCGTCACGGAAGGACGATCGGGCCACCCTTGATCAGGAAATTCGTCAGGAAATCGAATTGGTCAGCGAAGATATTCAGGGCAGCCAGGATTTGGACACGTTGAAACAATCGGTGGGCCAGCGCCTTGACCAGATTGCGAATGCCTTGAGCCGGTTTAAAGACAAAGAAAATAAACGCGAACGCCTGCTGGCGGAGCAGCTCGAATCCATGCAGCAAAAAATGGCCGCGATGGAAGCAAGTTCCGAGCAAATGCAGGTACAGATTCGTCGAGAGCGCGCCCGTGCTATGACCGATATGCTGACCCAGCTTCCCAATCGCGAAGCCTGGCAAGAACGGCTGCATTTCGAGTTCAGCCGCTGGCAACGCTATGAGCATCCGCTCACGGTCGCTGTGCTGGACATTGATTTGTTCAAGCGGATTAACGATACCTACGGCCACAAAGCCGGTGACCGCGTGCTGCAGTTGGTTGCACGAGAGTTGCAGGGTCGATTACGTACAACCGATTTCATCGCTCGAATTGGTGGGGAAGAGTTCGGGTTGCTGCTGCCGGAGACCCGTATGGACGAAGCGGTTTCGGTCATGAACAAGCTCAGGGGCTATGTCGAGAAATTACCATTTCATTTTGGCGGAAATCCGGTCAGCATTACGTTTTCTTCCGGCCTGGCGCAGTTTGTCGCAGGCGACAATCAGGACAAGGCGTTTGAGCGAGCAGACAGGGCTCTTTATCGGGCCAAGGCAACGGGCCGTAACCGGGTTGTTGCTCATTGATGTTTCACATTCGTCGCACCGAGAGGGCATGTAGTGACGCTTTTTTTTCAGCTCGTGTTGTTTCTGTTGGTAAGCTTTTCGACCACAGCGGCGCAAGCTGACCCGCCACAAGAATCCCCCTCCCCCGTGCTTGGCCTCGAGGATCTGATGTGGCTCGAGGAGCTCGATGCCATCAGAGTCGGCGTTCGGCAAACCCAGATGCCCCTGATTTTCGACAGCGGTAATGGCCAACTGGTGGGCCTGTTGGCGGACTATCTGGGTTTACTGTCCAAAAAACTCGACCTGCCGGTTGAACCCTTCATGCTGGATGAGCAGGAGCAGCCTGCTGATCTGGTGCTCACTACGCGTGTACCGGGCGCGCCGGTGATTCCGGGCCTGCGCCATACCACGCCGATCATGAGTCTCACCTACGGTGTTTTCGTGAATGCCGGAGATGCCGGTTTCCGCACATTGACCGATCTGGAGTCGGCCAATGTTGCCATTATCGGCGACGATCCCAACCAGTTTCCTTTGCTCGACCCGGTGAATAACTTTACCCCTGTGCCGGTGGAAAATCTGGGCGAAGCCATCAGTCAGGTGCTGGCCGGTAACGCCGATGCGTTTTTGGCTCCGGTACCGGTGGTATCCGACTATCTGGAATCGACGCTGGTTAACGGAATCGGGTTGGCGGTGCTGTTGGATAACCGGCCGGTGGATGTCGTGCTGCAAGTGCCAACCAAGGAGCATCAACTATTCCGAGTGGCGGATCGCGCGGTCATATCGATTAGCCATAACGAACATCGGGAAATCCGGCAGGCCTGGTTGCAAGGTGATGTGCCGATGCTGGAAGGTCGCGGTGTAGCTTTGACTGCGGCGGAAAAGTCCTGGCTTGATAAAAATCAGGGTCTCAAAGTCGGCTTGCGCAGGGATTGGCCACCGTTTGAATTCCAGCAGGACGGCCGGCCGGCGGGTTTGGTTGCCGATTTGGTCGGCCGGCTGGAAGAAAATTTGGGGATCCGGTTCAGCAAGAAGATGATGGACACCCGTGCTTCCGCCGAAAATGAGTTGAAGGAGGGTACCGTCGATATTCTGCCCGGATTGTCCCGAACGCCCCGCACGGAGCAGGAATACCTGTTTACCCGGGCCTACGTAACCGTGCCCATCGCTTTGGCGATACGTGACAGCGGCCGGTTTATCGGCGATTTGCGGGAGCTGCGTGACGAGAAAATTGGCGTAGTTAACCGTCAGGCCAGCCACGACTACTTGCTGATTAACCACCCGGATCTTGATCTCTACCCGCAGGACACCGTCGCTGATGGTTTGCTTGCGTTGTCGAACGGTGATCTTGACGTGATGGTGACCCATATCCCGGCGGTTAGTTACACGGTTGCACGGTTGGGATTGTCCAATCTCAGAATCACCAGTATCACACCTTATCAATACGATTTGCGTTTAGCGGTGCGCAAGAGCAACCCGGAGCTGCACCGGATTCTGAACAAGGCTTTGGGCAGTCTGCCTGAATCCGAGGGCGAGGCCGTTTACAACCGCTGGATTCACCTGGACATCGAACAAGAAACGGATTACACGGTGGTACGGCGGATCATTCTGATCGCGATTGTCGTTGTGCTCATCTTCCTGTATTGGAACCGCAAACTATCGCTGGAAGTCGATGAACGCATCCGCTCTGAAAATGCGCTGCGGCGGAGTGAGGATGAGCTGCGAGCCGCCAAGCTGGAAGCTGAGCGATTAGCCCGGGAAGCCGAGCTGGCCAACCGCGCGAAAAGCGAGTTCCTGGCTAATATGTCCCATGAAATCCGAACGCCAATGAATGCGGTAATTGGCTACAGCGACTTGCTCTATAACTCGGTAACTGACCCGCAGCAGCGAAATTATCTGAATGCCATCCGTGCCGGCAGCCGCAGCCTTCTGATGTTAATCAATGACATTCTGGACCTGTCCAGAATTGAAGCGGGCAAAATGCGCTTGGATTTTGCTCCAGTCTCGGTGCGTCGCTTGTTAAGCGACGTTCGCCACATCTTTGATCTTCGGGCGACGGAGCAGGGCATTGCGCTGGAAGTCAGTGTGGGTGCGGGGTTGCCGTCTGCGATGATGCTCGATGAAACCCGGCTACGGCAGGTATTGTTTAATCTGGTGGGCAACGCCATCAAATTTACTCACCAAGGTGAGGTAACCGTTCGTGTGGTCGCCGAACTCCTGGATGAGCCGGACGACCGAGACGGAGATGCTCGATACTACCGAATGGTGGTGACCGTAACGGACACCGGCATCGGTATTGCTCCGGACCAGCAAAGCCGCATTTTTGATGCTTTCGAGCAGCACGAAGGGCAGAGTTCGAGACGCTACGGTGGTACGGGTCTGGGACTCGCCATCAGTCGCAAGCTGGTGGAAATGATGGGAGGCGAACTGACACTCGAAAGTGAGGCGGGAGTCGGATCGACATTTACCATTGTGTTGCCCCGGGTTGAAGCCACCGGGGAAGAGGCCGATGACGAGGGCGCACCGGAGGAGTCGGAACGATTGCTGGCTCAGACCATGAGCATGCAGGAGCGCGGTTGGCTCCGGGAAAGCCTGGCAAGAGACTTCGGTAATGAATGGCAAGACGTTCGGGAGAGCGGCGACCCGGAGCAAATGAAAGAATTTGCGTTGAGAATTATCGAGTGGGGGCAGCGCCATCGTTCACTGTCGGTTACCCGTTACGGTGAAAAGCTGTTGGCAGATGTGGAGGCGTTCAATCTGGATGCGGTGAATACGGCACTGGAGGCGTTCCCCCGCATACTGGGGCAAAACTGAGGCGATTACAGGCAATCGAACTGGGATTGCCGATCAAAGGCCACAGACACCATATCGTAGCCGGAATCTGAAAGTGACTGCATCAGCTGCTGGTCACCAAACAGGGTCATGCAAACCTTGTGCACCTTCGCTTGCAGTTGCTGTGCCGATGGCATGGCGCCTTTAAAGCGAAAATCCACAACCAGGTATTTGCGGTCAACATCGGCACTTGCGGGGATGTCCTCGCGCTCAACGCTTTCATAGCCTATATAGGCCGCTTCGGTGTTTGGAAACACCTGTTGCATGAGAACGTCCAGATTTCCTGCTTGCACATGGGGACTTGCCGCGCCAGTCAGTAGCGCCCAGCTCAGAGCAAAGGTTCGAATTCGCATAGGCTTTTCTCGTCAGGCAATAAAAGCGATACCGTAACCAAGTGTAAGTTTTGGTTACAATTGATTATTGCAGAGAGTGTCGGTTTTTGCCGTATAAAGCTTTGGAATTTTTCAATTGTTTGCATTGCTGACACAATCAGGGCGTGCCTTGCCGCGCGCGTTGTACTGAGCCTCTCTCCAGCTGGAGTGTTTTCAGCTATGATAAAACCGAGCATTCTGAAAAGAACAAATGAGGTAACGTCATGTTCCAGCTCGTATTCAAGGGCGAATGTACGTCAGGCACGGATCTGCATACCGCCCGCGCTAACGCCCAGGCGTTGTTCAAGGCCAGTGTTGAACAACTGGACCGCATGTTCAGTGGTCAGGCGGTGGTGATCCGTAACAAGCTGGACCAGGAACAAGCCGAGAAATACCAAGCGGTACTCAAGAAACATGGCATGGTGGTGTATGTGCAGCCGATGGCCGTTGCTGGTGCACAACCTGCAGCATCGCCCAGAAAGGCTGTGGCCGAATCGAAGCCTTCATCGCCGGAAGAGGCGAGGGTTTCCCGGGCAGCGTCCGGCAACGGGCCGAAAGTGGAGCCTGGTGACCGTTTGCCCGTCGCGGGTGAAAAAGTGGATGAGATTCTGGCCGGCTCCGATTTGAGTCTGGATCCGGTCGGGGTCACGCTGGCGGAGCATCAGGAGGTCGAAGCCCCGATGTTTGAACATCTGGATGAGTGGAGCGTCGCACCCCCGGGGTCTGACCTGGGAGTGGAGCGGGAAATACCACCTTCCATCGTGCCGGATACCTCTCATATATCGTTGGTTGACGATGACAAATCCAGCTAATGCGCACTGAGCTATTTTGAACCATTCATACAGACTTCTCGTCCTGCTTGCCGTCGTGATGGCGTTTTCTGCGTTGCCAGCTTTGGGGGCTGCCTCGGAACCTCGCCCGAAAGTGGGTTTGGTGCTGAGCGGTGGCGGAGCCAAAGGCATGGCACATGTGGGGGTGCTAAGGGTTCTGGAAGAAATGAAGGTGCCGGTGGACATGGTGGTCGGTACCAGCGCAGGCTCCGCGGTGGCTGCGTTATACGCTTCCGGCATGTCGGTTGATGAAATTGAACAGCGTTTTATTGATCTGGACTGGCTGTCCAGTTTCAGAGATGACCCGGGCCGTGCCTACAAGCCAGTGCGACGTAAACAGTCCGATTGGCGATTGCCTATCACGCCGGGAATCGGTGTTGATGTCGAGGGTGTCCGGGTTGGTGGGGGCTTGGTCACGGGCCAGAACCTGGGCCTGATTCTGAACGAGCTCACCCGCAATGCTGCACTGGTAGACGACTTTGACCAACTCCCCATCCCGTTTCGCGCGGTCGCGACGGATCTGGAAACCGGCGTCGAGGTGGTCATTGATAGCGGCAATCTGGCGGAGGCCATTCGCGCCAGTATGAGCATTCCCGGTGTCTACGCGCCGGTTGAACGTGGAGGCCGTTTACTGGTCGATGGCGGGGTGGCGAACAACTTGCCCGTCAGTGTGGCCCGGGATATGGGGGCCGACATCATCATAGCGGTAGACATCACAGACCCATTGCTGAAGACCGATGAGATCAAGGAAGCGTTTTCGGTAGTGGGTCAGCTAACCACCCTCCTGACCCGGCGAAATACGGAAGACCAGCTCGCCTTGATCACTGATAACGACGTACTTATTCGGCCCAAATTGGAAGGTTATGGCTCAGCAGATTTCTATGACGGTCCGGTGCTGTTTGAATTGGGGGCTACCGCCACTCGTGAGCACGCGGTAGAACTTAATCGTCTGGCAGTGCCGGCGGAAGAGTGGCAGGCTTTCCGAGCGGGTTTGGAACAGCGCGCAGAGACTGCCGGCAAAGTCGCGCGAATTGAGTTCAAGGCCGGGCGCCGATTATCCACAGACTTTTTGAAAGAGCGGATACGCCAGAAAGCAGGCGAGCCTCTGGATATTGAACAACTTGAGTCTGACCTGAAACGAATCTACGGGTTGGGGTATTACGAAACCGTGTCCTGGTCGTTGAGGCCCTCGAGGCAGGGGCCAATTCTGGATATTCAAGCGCGAGAGAAACGCTGGGGTCCTAACTACTTGTCTTTTGGTCTGAACTACGAAGATAACTTTGATGGGGCCACCCGCTTTAATCTGGCGTCCGGGCTCCGGATGACGGAACTCAACAGTCTGGGGGCAGAGTGGCATACGGGTGTGCAGTTAGGCACAGAGCCGTGGGTGCGCACCCAGTGGTATCAGCCGCTGGATTTTGGTTACGAGCGATTCGCGGTGATCGGCCTGGAACACCAGCGGGATGAATACAGTGTATACGAGGACGGCACCCGAGTTTCCCAGATCGATGTCACCCTGAGCAAAGCGGATATCGCCATTGGTATGGAATTGGGTGGCGATGGCGAAATTCGAATTGGTTATGTTCGGGGTTCTGCAAAGGTGGACGACCAGGTTGGCGCGCAGGTTGCGCCGTCGGGCCGTATTAATCAGGGCTATGTGAACGTGCAGCTGGTGCACGATTCGCTCAGCGATGCCTTTTACCCCAAATCGGGGGGCTTTGCGGGCATACGGGCGCGTTTTGAGCGTAATGACTTCGGGTCCGACCGAAACTTCGATTCCATCACGGGCATGTTGCTGGGAACCACCAGTTGGCAACGGTTCAACGTCACCGGCCTGTTGTTCACGGAACAGGTGATCAGCGGCGAGTCAGGGATCGAGAACGCCGCGCGTCTCGGTGGATTCAGACGGCTGTCGGCCTATGCGGCCGGAGAGCTAAGTGGCAACGACGCCGCCCTGGCTGCAGCCTATGCCCGAAGGGAGTTCGGTGGCCCGTTCATGCCTTGGTTTGCAGGTGTCGGCTTTGAAACAGGTAACACCTGGGACCAGATCGATGATGCGCGTTGGAATAATCTGGTTCGTTCGTGGAGTGTGTTTGCCGGTGTGGATACGTTCGTCGGCCCGGTTCAGTTTTCTGTTGCATACAACAACGAAGACGACTGGACGGCTTACATGAACATCGGCTTTTCGTTTACCCAGCTGTTCTACTGAGCTAAAGCAGTCAATACTTGCTGGCATTGTTGCAGGGCATAGCGATGCAGAATATTCGTCAGAGCTTGCTCATCTCGGGCTTTGATGGCTTGGATGGACTGCTCCATATGGGCAAGATTGTCTTCAATCACCTGTTTCCCACCGTGGCGAAAGGCCACAAAGGCACACCGTTTTGCCGACGGCCACAAATCGTCGATTGCAGACACAATGAAGTAGTTGTCAGCGTAAGCCAGCGATGCCTGGGTGTACTCGATGCCCAGCTCCAGAAACGCTAACAAGTCGTTTTCTTCGTAACACCGCTGCATCTTGTCGCGCAGCGACTCCAGCCGCTCCATATCCTCTGGTTGCCACTGCCTGACCAGTTTCCGGCCCGTGTGGGTCAGGTACAGCTCCAGCGTTTCATACAAGCTGTGCACGAAATGGTCATCCAGTGTGGTCACGAACGCGCCTTTGCGCGGTACGTTTTTCACCAGATGCCGTTTTTCAAGCAAGAGCAGGCCTTCGCGCACAGAGCCTAGGCTGACATTCAGCTCTTTGGCCATGGCGCTTTCGTAAATCCGTTCGCCCGAGCGCAGTTGCCCGAAAGCAATCAGGTTCTCGACGTGGCGGGCGACTTGTTCGGTCAGGGTTTGTTTCGGCTTGAATGCGTTCATGTACGTGCTGTGGTTACTTCAAATGTGGTCAGGGGAGTCATATTCGCATAAGCCCTAACTGAGAACCAGTTCAAAGCAACGGCGCCAGCAGGCGAACGGTTCGGCACCATAAGCGGAACAGCAGGGATCGGTCTTCATAATCACTTTCGGTCATGAGTCGGCAGTGCTTCAGGTCGTCTTCCAGCATGGCTTCCACTTCTTGAATAAACGCGGGGCTGGTATTGATCGCCATGATTTCAAAGTTCAGGCGCATCGAGCGGTTATCGAGATTGGCGGTACCAATAGACGCATAGCGTTCGTCCACCAACACCACTTTTTGATGCATGAAGCCGGGTTGGTAGCGATAGATTCCGATGCCGGCCTGGCGGGCCTGAATCAGGTAAGAGTACGCGGCCACTCGGATGAGAAGACTGTCAGACTTTTCGGGGATC
This window encodes:
- the xerC gene encoding tyrosine recombinase XerC; translation: MPEALSVPLAGFVNHLSSEKRHSPRTCEHYLRDLQRLSAWLTSVGIEQWAQVTSHDVRRYVANLSKAGLGGRSIARHLSSIRRFYQFLLREGLAKDNPALDIRAPKSGRRLPKVADVDQLNQLLDVNPDDPLDVRDLAMFELMYSSGLRLSELAGLNLEALDLAGGEVRVLGKGSKERVLPVGAKAASAIRRWLKCRAQFVADSESAMFVSQRGGRLSRRSIQARLARWGTVQGADQRLHPHMLRHSFASHMLESSGDLRAVQELLGHADIATTQVYTHLDFQHLARVYDQSHPRARRRAAAQALDSDTESAG
- a CDS encoding lipoprotein → MQTKKALRSGSVTLCLLAMLVVSGCGQKGPLYREAPVAVGVSEAASGRAEAGSDGRDSDHAAR
- the dapF gene encoding diaminopimelate epimerase → MTQQRRGQGPLLRFTKMHGLGNDFMVVDAISQQFRLRPEMIRDLADRNFGIGFDQLLVVEPPGLPDVDFRYRIFNADGSEVEQCGNGARCFARFVRDQRLTNKRVIRVQTAKGIIELRVSKDGQVMVNMGVPELNPPAIPFAANCQKTVYTVDVEDQTVELSAVSMGNPHGVLVVEDVDSAPVPILGPLLEKHPRFPARANIGFLQIVDRSHARLRVFERGSGETLACGSGACAAVVAGRLRGLLDERVKVDLRGGPLVIEWQGEGTPVMMEGPATTVFDGQLRLPGDTPPRRRKSSRTHKNRA
- a CDS encoding DUF484 family protein, producing the protein MTEQTARQKAGELTPEQVADYLRANPDFFLDQDELLRSLTLPHASGRAISLVERQVHLFREQRDTLRSEMMELVSIARHNDRLFEKSKRLLMQVIEAKNLQDMASAIDDSIRGDFGLDAATILLFGDANKLGQSHGALHIVGKSQAEQRLGALLDGDRAVCGQFRESERAFLFPDRDEPIASVALVPLRYEGLVGVFAVGSCEPGYFDQSMGSLFLSYISDTLSRLLPPVLKRHGTDAAKVAELSVESGQG
- a CDS encoding GGDEF domain-containing protein; the protein is MASEQSWKKKYQQLLKEAEQQERQCREQRELLERMLIRTTVASEGQRPELDHLLSRLRAELRRKKLDAEAWCRLQEQIDRQIALLDGWPKQAPNEASERKPNGAVADDDGIDISDRDHRLLIARRVGQLLNQVLEQVTLEPDAEAKAKELQQTLLSSIDWSTLRTSLESVSELLIKAITRNQRELEAFLSRLNNRLETLREHFAQQSESNSSRKDDRATLDQEIRQEIELVSEDIQGSQDLDTLKQSVGQRLDQIANALSRFKDKENKRERLLAEQLESMQQKMAAMEASSEQMQVQIRRERARAMTDMLTQLPNREAWQERLHFEFSRWQRYEHPLTVAVLDIDLFKRINDTYGHKAGDRVLQLVARELQGRLRTTDFIARIGGEEFGLLLPETRMDEAVSVMNKLRGYVEKLPFHFGGNPVSITFSSGLAQFVAGDNQDKAFERADRALYRAKATGRNRVVAH
- the lysA gene encoding diaminopimelate decarboxylase, translated to MDHFNYRDGELYAENLPVAQIAEQFGTPAYVYSRATLERHYRAYDDALSNRPHLVCYAVKANSNLAVLNVLARLGAGFDIVSAGELERVLRAGGDARKVVFSGVGKQEWEMKRALEAGVRCFNVESDTELDRLNAVAGELGVKAPVSLRVNPDVDAGTHPYISTGLKENKFGIDIAEAPQVYARAATLPNLDIKGVDCHIGSQLTTVSPFLDALDRVLALVDALAEQGINIRHLDMGGGLGVTYDQETPPEPSEYVKALSERMGDRELELILEPGRSIAANAGILLTKVEFLKCTEHRNFAIIDAAMNDLIRPALYSAWQAIVPVKPHNDGEEKIWDLVGPVCETGDFLGKDRALTLKANDLLAVRSAGAYGFVMASNYNTRNRPPELMVDGDQVHVVRRRETLDEQLAPESCLPE